In Acinetobacter sp. TGL-Y2, a genomic segment contains:
- a CDS encoding acyl-CoA dehydrogenase family protein — protein MSNTQIDYLELSTSANYELVAEKYRPIFDKIAEGTLQRETEIILPFEPIQWLKKVGFGAVRIPVKYGGDGLSLPQLFQLLTELAKADSNVIQALRGHFAFVEDRLIAHRDHNQQVWFNRFVAGDLVGNAWTEVGSVKIGDVLTRVTRGAQGQLEVNGSKYYSTGSIFADWIDLYAYDDVNQRPVIAAVNRHDRGVSVLDDWDGFGQKTTGSGTLTLNKVPVEESHLIAFEDRFKYQTAYYQQFHLATLTGIAQSAVESFSHEVRERKRIFSHGNADLARHDSQVLQVIGQASAQAYASEAITQKVAASLQQAYLSHFESTEVLEHQANVAAELESAQGQVVVSKLVLDLTSNLFNALSASASSRAKQLDRFWRNARTVSSHNPIIYKEKAIGDWEVNGADLPFVWQIGASPVADTTNHVSTKSA, from the coding sequence ATGTCAAATACTCAAATTGATTATTTAGAATTATCAACTTCAGCGAACTATGAATTGGTTGCTGAAAAATATCGTCCAATTTTTGACAAGATCGCTGAGGGTACGCTGCAACGTGAGACAGAGATTATTTTACCGTTTGAGCCGATTCAGTGGCTCAAAAAAGTGGGCTTTGGGGCAGTCCGTATCCCTGTAAAATATGGTGGTGATGGTTTATCTCTACCGCAGTTATTTCAATTACTGACTGAGTTAGCGAAAGCAGATTCCAATGTAATTCAAGCTTTACGTGGACATTTTGCTTTTGTGGAAGATCGTTTAATCGCACATAGAGATCATAATCAACAAGTTTGGTTTAATCGCTTTGTAGCGGGTGATTTGGTAGGAAATGCATGGACGGAAGTCGGTTCGGTCAAAATTGGTGATGTTCTTACGCGGGTGACGCGTGGTGCTCAAGGTCAACTCGAAGTGAATGGATCTAAGTACTATTCTACAGGGAGTATTTTTGCTGATTGGATCGATTTATATGCCTATGATGATGTGAATCAGCGTCCTGTGATTGCTGCGGTGAATCGTCATGATCGTGGTGTAAGTGTGCTTGACGACTGGGATGGTTTCGGACAGAAAACCACGGGGAGTGGAACGCTTACATTAAATAAAGTACCTGTGGAAGAATCTCATTTAATTGCATTTGAGGATCGTTTCAAGTATCAAACGGCATATTATCAACAGTTTCATTTAGCGACTTTAACGGGGATTGCACAGTCGGCTGTTGAGTCATTTAGCCATGAAGTGCGTGAACGTAAGCGTATTTTTAGTCATGGAAATGCAGATTTAGCACGTCATGATTCACAGGTATTGCAAGTCATTGGTCAAGCCTCTGCACAAGCCTATGCGAGTGAAGCCATTACGCAAAAAGTTGCAGCCAGTTTACAACAAGCTTATTTAAGTCACTTTGAATCTACAGAGGTTTTAGAGCATCAGGCGAATGTCGCTGCTGAACTGGAATCTGCGCAAGGACAAGTGGTGGTGTCTAAGCTGGTTTTGGATTTGACCAGTAATTTGTTTAATGCGTTAAGTGCTTCAGCAAGTAGTCGTGCAAAACAGCTTGATCGCTTCTGGCGTAATGCGCGAACAGTGTCTTCACATAATCCAATTATTTATAAAGAAAAAGCGATTGGTGACTGGGAGGTGAATGGTGCTGACTTACCCTTTGTTTGGCAGATCGGAGCCAGTCCTGTTGCAGATACTACGAATCATGTTTCTACAAAATCTGCTTAA
- a CDS encoding SfnB family sulfur acquisition oxidoreductase — translation MSNLNQSHSSFSNRDAIPLSVFNQEKHANILRTDEEAIEAAKLLAIEFAKEASLRDQERRLPLEQIQQYSQSGLWAINVPKEYGGLQAKYRTLAEVVKTISSVDPSLGQIAQNHWVFVEHIRLDASPAQKSFFFDLLLKGIRFGNAFSEKGSKNVADLKTTITKTEHGYELNGEKFFATGALLAHWIPTVAVDDAGLVYAGLVPRDTEGLTIINDWSGFGQRTTASGTVQLNKVLVREEYVVPIYKAFERPTPAGAISQFIQAAVDAGIARGAIQETIDYVKNHARPWIDSGIEKATDDPYTIASIGELKIKLRAAEAVLDLAGDAIDTAIVNTTEEQVAEATLLVAEAKVLTTEIAILASNKLFELSGARSTLQELNLDRHWRNARTHTLHDPVRWKFNIVGNYYLNGVLPPRHPWS, via the coding sequence ATGAGTAATTTAAATCAAAGTCATTCCAGTTTTTCTAATAGAGATGCCATTCCACTTTCTGTTTTTAATCAAGAAAAACATGCCAATATTCTTCGAACAGATGAGGAAGCGATTGAAGCCGCAAAACTTTTAGCAATTGAGTTTGCCAAAGAAGCATCATTGAGAGATCAAGAACGCCGCTTGCCCTTAGAGCAAATTCAGCAATATTCACAAAGTGGACTCTGGGCGATTAATGTTCCAAAGGAATATGGTGGACTCCAAGCCAAATATCGTACTTTGGCAGAGGTGGTTAAAACGATTTCCAGTGTAGATCCATCTTTGGGGCAAATTGCACAAAATCACTGGGTCTTTGTCGAGCATATTCGCCTAGATGCCAGTCCTGCTCAGAAAAGTTTTTTCTTTGACTTATTATTGAAAGGCATTCGTTTTGGCAATGCATTTTCAGAAAAGGGCAGTAAAAATGTGGCAGATTTGAAAACTACAATTACGAAGACTGAGCATGGTTATGAACTTAATGGAGAAAAGTTCTTCGCAACAGGTGCTTTACTCGCACATTGGATTCCTACAGTTGCAGTGGATGATGCTGGTTTAGTCTATGCAGGTCTTGTTCCTCGTGATACAGAAGGTCTAACCATCATTAATGATTGGTCTGGCTTTGGACAGCGAACGACAGCGAGCGGTACTGTTCAATTGAATAAAGTGTTGGTACGTGAGGAATATGTTGTTCCGATCTATAAGGCATTTGAGCGACCAACACCAGCAGGTGCTATCTCACAGTTTATTCAAGCAGCCGTCGATGCAGGCATTGCACGAGGTGCAATTCAAGAAACCATCGATTATGTTAAAAATCATGCCCGACCTTGGATTGATTCAGGGATTGAAAAGGCAACAGATGATCCGTACACCATTGCCAGTATTGGTGAGTTAAAAATTAAATTACGTGCGGCAGAAGCAGTTTTGGATTTGGCAGGGGATGCTATTGATACTGCTATTGTTAATACGACAGAAGAACAAGTGGCTGAAGCAACACTCTTGGTAGCCGAAGCCAAAGTATTGACTACTGAGATTGCAATCTTAGCTTCAAATAAGTTATTTGAACTTTCTGGTGCGCGCTCAACCTTACAAGAATTAAATTTAGATCGTCATTGGCGTAATGCGCGTACGCATACTCTACATGATCCTGTACGTTGGAAATTTAATATTGTGGGGAATTATTATTTAAATGGTGTACTTCCACCACGTCATCCGTGGAGCTAA
- a CDS encoding ABC1 kinase family protein, translating to MAKNASSPGRRFMKLAGMTASIATKTVSNSIRNFNADEDQKNESRSKMFQDIGLQIADTLGEMKGAVMKVGQIASQYKDIFPPEVAKAIAKLQRQAPPMPFADIKKQVEKELGKPLAQIFQHFEEQPFAAASIGQVHKATLPDGKEVVVKVQYPGVDEACESDLKQVRLALRLMGVLKVDKKLQDRLFQEIQDSLHEELNYEIEAQNLDVFRTFHQNLDPQIIIPQVFPDYSSRRVLTLSLEKGESIETASTWDVATRNAMGRRLVRALGQQMFFLKRFHCDPHPGNFAFRPDGSVIIYDFGGVKTLSTDLVERFKSLVRAGRQHDIPVIEQHLMALDALAEQGKFPVELYQKWLEVLLRPLTTQYDFAENSAHHDGVILVKKSLKYWDTFKPSPDTLMVNRTISGHYWNLIHLKVDDNLNDLFEELVPSLS from the coding sequence ATGGCGAAAAATGCGAGCAGTCCCGGTCGCCGCTTTATGAAACTCGCAGGCATGACTGCAAGCATTGCGACTAAAACCGTTTCAAATTCCATTCGCAATTTTAATGCCGATGAAGATCAAAAAAATGAATCACGCAGTAAAATGTTCCAAGACATTGGTTTACAAATTGCGGACACCTTAGGCGAAATGAAAGGTGCGGTGATGAAAGTTGGTCAGATCGCCTCACAATATAAAGATATTTTTCCCCCTGAAGTGGCCAAAGCGATTGCAAAACTGCAACGTCAAGCCCCACCGATGCCCTTTGCTGATATTAAAAAACAAGTTGAAAAAGAACTCGGTAAACCGCTTGCTCAAATTTTTCAGCATTTTGAGGAACAGCCTTTTGCAGCAGCCTCGATTGGGCAAGTACACAAAGCGACCTTACCTGATGGCAAGGAGGTCGTGGTTAAAGTCCAATATCCGGGTGTGGACGAAGCTTGTGAAAGTGATTTAAAGCAAGTTCGTCTTGCACTGCGATTAATGGGCGTACTGAAAGTTGATAAAAAACTCCAAGATCGTTTATTTCAAGAAATTCAAGACAGTCTGCATGAAGAATTAAACTACGAAATTGAAGCACAAAATTTGGATGTCTTCCGAACCTTTCATCAAAATTTAGATCCTCAAATTATCATTCCACAAGTTTTTCCAGATTATTCCAGTCGCCGTGTTCTTACCTTGAGCTTAGAAAAAGGCGAAAGCATAGAAACCGCTAGTACATGGGATGTGGCGACTCGAAATGCGATGGGTCGTCGTTTGGTCCGCGCATTAGGGCAGCAAATGTTTTTCCTAAAACGCTTTCATTGCGATCCACATCCGGGGAATTTTGCTTTTAGACCCGATGGTAGCGTGATCATTTATGACTTTGGCGGAGTCAAAACCTTATCGACAGATTTGGTTGAACGCTTTAAGTCACTGGTTCGCGCGGGCCGTCAGCATGATATTCCAGTGATTGAACAGCACTTGATGGCACTGGATGCTTTGGCTGAACAAGGCAAATTCCCAGTCGAACTTTATCAAAAATGGCTAGAGGTTTTACTTCGCCCACTCACCACACAGTATGATTTTGCTGAAAATTCTGCACATCATGACGGCGTTATCTTGGTGAAAAAATCGCTGAAATATTGGGATACCTTTAAACCCTCACCAGATACACTGATGGTGAATCGTACTATTTCTGGGCATTACTGGAATTTGATTCATCTTAAAGTCGATGATAACTTGAATGATTTATTTGAAGAATTGGTACCGTCGCTTTCTTGA
- a CDS encoding type B 50S ribosomal protein L31 produces the protein MRTDIHPQYQDVLFHDTNADAYFIIGSTMQSKQTKEYQGKVYPYVTLDISSVSHPFYTGEIRQASNEGRVASFNNRFARFKR, from the coding sequence ATGCGTACTGACATTCATCCCCAATATCAAGATGTGCTTTTCCATGACACCAATGCAGATGCATACTTCATTATTGGTAGTACTATGCAGTCCAAGCAAACCAAAGAATATCAGGGTAAGGTTTATCCTTACGTGACTTTGGATATCTCAAGCGTATCTCATCCGTTTTATACCGGTGAAATACGTCAAGCCAGCAATGAAGGACGGGTAGCAAGCTTTAATAACCGTTTTGCGCGCTTTAAACGTTAA
- the crcB gene encoding fluoride efflux transporter CrcB: MQWLFVACGGAIGASLRYGMSLWFAQPNQVFPWVTWSINLLGCLLAGIFFAYSLKYPVLQQETRLFLMVGVLGGFTTFSSFGLEAFQLIRAEQLVLALLYAVSSLIVGVLVLIIGFYITQYLLSLK; encoded by the coding sequence ATGCAATGGCTTTTCGTGGCATGTGGTGGCGCAATAGGGGCGAGCCTCAGATATGGCATGAGTCTATGGTTTGCTCAGCCTAATCAAGTTTTCCCATGGGTGACGTGGTCGATCAACCTCCTCGGTTGTTTACTGGCGGGAATTTTCTTTGCCTATAGTTTGAAATACCCTGTACTGCAACAGGAAACACGATTATTTTTAATGGTGGGGGTTTTGGGCGGATTTACGACATTTTCAAGTTTTGGACTGGAAGCCTTTCAACTTATTCGCGCTGAGCAACTTGTTTTAGCACTGCTTTATGCTGTTTCAAGTTTGATTGTAGGGGTTTTGGTGTTGATTATTGGTTTTTACATCACACAATATCTACTGAGTCTCAAATAA
- a CDS encoding HopJ type III effector protein yields MAQELLAQLKAGKVEFADVIAFIEARFEHHPTAFKNGQHINASTENQGSAKVFSFAQLNGLDEEQTLSLFAEHYTSVLNTPEASDHQNIRQFMINGWGGIQFDGTALTAK; encoded by the coding sequence ATGGCACAAGAATTATTGGCACAATTAAAAGCAGGCAAAGTAGAATTCGCAGATGTAATCGCATTTATTGAAGCGCGTTTTGAACACCACCCCACCGCTTTTAAAAACGGACAACACATCAATGCTTCGACTGAAAACCAAGGCAGTGCTAAAGTCTTTTCATTTGCACAACTCAATGGCTTAGATGAAGAACAAACCCTTTCATTGTTTGCTGAGCACTACACTTCTGTACTCAATACGCCAGAAGCTTCAGATCATCAAAATATTCGCCAATTTATGATCAATGGCTGGGGTGGTATTCAATTTGATGGAACTGCTTTAACAGCAAAGTAA
- a CDS encoding GFA family protein: MTQQKYSGRCLCGAIRYEIHGEIGEILHCHCQRCRKANGTAFATNAPVRIKDFKFTQGEHLLKTYQSSETTQRCFCQECGSPIIGIKASAPEFYRLRLGTLDSMITQKPTRHIFVADKASWEMICDGLPQHDQWP, encoded by the coding sequence ATGACACAGCAAAAATACTCAGGACGTTGTTTATGTGGTGCTATTCGCTATGAGATTCATGGTGAGATTGGAGAGATTCTGCATTGCCACTGTCAGCGGTGCCGTAAAGCAAATGGAACAGCTTTTGCCACCAATGCACCTGTGCGAATCAAAGACTTTAAATTCACTCAAGGTGAGCATTTATTAAAAACGTATCAATCCTCTGAAACAACGCAACGATGTTTTTGTCAGGAATGTGGTTCTCCAATCATTGGCATTAAGGCCTCAGCCCCTGAGTTTTATCGTTTAAGGTTAGGTACTTTAGATTCGATGATTACGCAAAAACCAACTCGGCATATATTTGTCGCAGATAAAGCCAGTTGGGAAATGATTTGTGATGGTCTACCGCAACATGATCAGTGGCCTTAA
- a CDS encoding TIGR03862 family flavoprotein, giving the protein MARKTTPRVAIIGAGPAGLMAAEVLSAQHIEVHVFEQKPSAARKFLMAGKTGLNISHAEDIETFIARYDQSAWLEPWIRQWDAAWIKAWMQDLGIESYVGSSGRIFPMEMKAAPLLRAWLKRLVEHQVEFHYRHQVLSLEDNALKIQNLRSNEIESLNFDAIVLACGAVSWSQLGSDGQWQQWLQPHSIEPFQASNAGVERAWSTFMQPMFGEPLKRVEAWVKGEPKSSGDIVISHYGLESGLIYKQGRALRRLLKQQQPMQLYLDLLPDISVEQLTEKLKSAKKQSLSNIWRKAGLDQVKASLVREMVEKSIWNDADTLAQRIKNLCVDLQGFRPIEEAISCAGGIKQEALNENLRIKSNPYVFCCGEMLDWDAPTGGYLLTACFATGRAAAEGVHQFLMQK; this is encoded by the coding sequence ATGGCCCGTAAAACAACGCCCCGTGTTGCGATCATTGGGGCAGGGCCTGCAGGTCTAATGGCAGCCGAAGTTTTAAGTGCGCAGCATATTGAAGTACACGTCTTTGAACAAAAGCCGTCAGCTGCGCGTAAATTCTTGATGGCGGGTAAGACGGGACTGAATATTTCACATGCTGAAGATATTGAGACCTTTATTGCCCGTTATGATCAAAGTGCATGGCTTGAACCGTGGATTCGACAGTGGGATGCAGCATGGATCAAAGCATGGATGCAAGATTTAGGCATCGAATCCTATGTAGGCTCGTCTGGCCGCATTTTCCCCATGGAGATGAAAGCCGCACCTTTGCTTCGTGCCTGGTTAAAGCGCTTAGTTGAGCATCAAGTTGAATTTCATTATCGTCATCAAGTGCTGAGTCTTGAGGATAATGCGCTCAAAATTCAAAATCTACGTTCCAATGAGATTGAGTCACTCAATTTTGATGCAATTGTATTGGCATGCGGCGCAGTGTCTTGGTCACAGCTGGGCAGTGATGGTCAGTGGCAACAGTGGTTACAGCCACATTCAATCGAGCCGTTTCAAGCGAGTAATGCTGGGGTTGAGCGCGCTTGGTCTACGTTCATGCAGCCCATGTTTGGTGAGCCACTGAAACGAGTAGAGGCTTGGGTGAAGGGTGAGCCAAAATCATCTGGAGATATTGTCATTAGCCATTATGGGTTGGAAAGTGGACTGATTTATAAACAGGGACGCGCTTTAAGACGCTTGCTGAAACAGCAACAGCCGATGCAACTGTATTTGGACTTATTGCCCGATATCAGTGTAGAACAGCTGACTGAAAAATTAAAATCTGCAAAAAAACAGAGCTTAAGTAATATTTGGCGTAAAGCAGGCTTAGATCAGGTTAAAGCCAGTCTAGTCCGTGAAATGGTAGAAAAAAGTATTTGGAATGACGCTGATACTTTGGCACAGCGCATTAAAAATTTATGTGTAGATTTACAAGGTTTTCGTCCGATAGAAGAGGCGATCAGTTGTGCAGGTGGGATTAAGCAAGAGGCTCTAAATGAAAATTTACGGATAAAATCAAATCCATACGTCTTTTGCTGTGGCGAAATGTTGGACTGGGATGCACCGACAGGCGGCTATTTACTGACTGCATGCTTTGCAACAGGCCGTGCTGCAGCAGAAGGTGTACATCAGTTTTTAATGCAAAAATAA